One Pullulanibacillus sp. KACC 23026 DNA segment encodes these proteins:
- a CDS encoding DUF1516 family protein, whose translation MWLQAHVGFWTLALVLFVISLFLRGTALKVFHMILRLMYVLIIITGLYLLFHVFSLYGIWVIIKMICGLGVIVTMEMLLVRRKKQASTGVIWVLLIIFLALVFYIGYGKLG comes from the coding sequence ATGTGGCTTCAAGCACACGTTGGCTTTTGGACGTTAGCTTTAGTTTTGTTCGTAATCAGCTTGTTTTTAAGAGGGACAGCGCTTAAAGTCTTCCATATGATTTTGAGATTAATGTATGTGTTAATTATTATTACAGGGCTTTACCTTCTGTTCCATGTCTTTAGTTTATATGGAATCTGGGTCATTATTAAAATGATCTGCGGTTTGGGTGTCATCGTGACGATGGAAATGCTCCTCGTTCGCCGCAAGAAACAAGCTTCTACTGGAGTGATCTGGGTACTCTTAATCATCTTCCTAGCTCTTGTTTTTTATATTGGTTATGGGAAGCTGGGTTAA
- the asnB gene encoding asparagine synthase (glutamine-hydrolyzing), giving the protein MCGITGWIDWHRDLSHEHKRLEKMTANLHHRGPDEKQVWVSPRAAFGHARLIVVDPENGKQPMHKTVNERTFTLVYNGELYNTEDIRKELLVKGHSFKGHSDTEVLLTSYIEWGEACVDKFNGIFAFAIWDHANEKLFMARDRLGVKPLFYSEADGRFVFASELKSLFEHPDIDRIITREGLSEVFGLGPSRTPGHGVYKGISDLRPAHALTYSKDGLKVWRYWNVKSEEHTESAEETAEHVRFLFRDAVERQLFADVPVSTFLSGGLDSSVISAIAAHYYKEKGLGAIDTFSIDYRDNDKFFKKSKFQPNTDSDFTHKVADYIQSNHHDLIIGNDVLVDYLKEAVDLRDMPGYADVDSSLLWLCKGIKEHATVALSGECADELFGGYPWFHSPETSSKEGFPWMRSIEERQKLLNDHWQDKLNLKEYMLMRYDETVAETPRLEGETGVDAKRRELFYLNMHWFMTALLDRKDRMSMGASLEVRVPFADHRLVEYVWNIPWDIKMYKGREKGILRKAFEGWLPDEVLYRKKSPYPKTHDPGYTKAVSDWLKKEISKPSAPLLEIVDRKQVEAIIETNGDAFKVPWFGQLMMGPQLIAHLAQMNYWLETQSVKIEEA; this is encoded by the coding sequence ATGTGTGGTATTACGGGATGGATTGACTGGCACCGTGATTTAAGCCATGAACATAAACGATTAGAAAAAATGACAGCCAACTTACATCATAGAGGACCTGATGAGAAACAGGTATGGGTATCCCCGCGCGCCGCTTTTGGGCATGCGAGACTCATTGTCGTCGATCCTGAAAATGGTAAACAGCCGATGCACAAAACGGTAAATGAGCGTACATTTACACTTGTCTATAACGGTGAGCTTTATAACACCGAGGATATTAGAAAAGAGTTGCTTGTGAAAGGTCATTCATTTAAAGGTCACTCTGATACTGAGGTGCTTTTGACCTCTTATATTGAGTGGGGAGAAGCCTGTGTTGATAAATTCAACGGTATCTTTGCTTTTGCCATCTGGGATCATGCGAATGAAAAACTATTTATGGCACGGGATCGATTAGGGGTTAAGCCGCTTTTCTACAGTGAAGCGGATGGCCGATTCGTGTTTGCGTCAGAGCTTAAATCTTTGTTCGAGCATCCTGATATAGACCGTATCATCACACGTGAGGGACTTTCAGAGGTGTTTGGATTAGGGCCATCTCGAACACCAGGACATGGCGTTTACAAGGGAATCAGTGATCTGCGCCCTGCTCACGCTCTCACGTACTCCAAAGATGGTCTCAAAGTATGGCGTTATTGGAACGTCAAAAGTGAGGAACATACGGAATCGGCAGAGGAAACAGCGGAACATGTTCGTTTCTTGTTCCGTGATGCGGTTGAACGTCAATTATTTGCAGATGTCCCTGTTTCCACATTCCTGTCTGGGGGACTTGATTCTAGTGTTATTTCTGCGATTGCCGCCCATTACTACAAAGAAAAAGGGCTAGGGGCGATTGATACTTTTTCAATTGATTATCGCGATAATGATAAATTCTTTAAAAAGAGTAAATTCCAGCCCAATACGGATAGTGATTTCACTCATAAAGTAGCCGATTATATTCAGTCGAACCACCATGACTTGATTATTGGAAATGATGTGCTTGTTGATTATTTGAAGGAAGCAGTTGACCTCCGCGATATGCCTGGTTATGCGGATGTCGATTCCTCCTTATTATGGTTATGTAAAGGGATTAAGGAGCATGCAACTGTTGCGCTTTCTGGGGAATGTGCGGATGAACTATTTGGCGGTTATCCTTGGTTTCATAGTCCTGAGACATCCTCGAAAGAAGGCTTTCCATGGATGCGTTCTATTGAAGAGCGGCAAAAGCTCTTAAACGACCATTGGCAAGATAAATTAAACCTAAAAGAATACATGCTGATGCGTTATGATGAAACGGTTGCGGAAACGCCTCGACTTGAGGGAGAAACAGGTGTCGATGCCAAAAGGCGTGAACTTTTCTATCTGAATATGCATTGGTTTATGACCGCTCTCTTGGATCGAAAAGACCGGATGTCTATGGGAGCAAGTCTTGAAGTCCGTGTGCCATTTGCAGATCATCGTCTAGTGGAATACGTTTGGAATATTCCATGGGATATTAAAATGTATAAGGGACGTGAAAAAGGCATTTTAAGAAAGGCGTTTGAGGGCTGGCTTCCAGATGAGGTTCTATATCGCAAGAAAAGCCCTTATCCGAAAACACATGATCCTGGTTATACAAAGGCGGTTTCAGACTGGCTCAAAAAAGAAATCAGTAAACCATCTGCGCCATTGCTCGAAATTGTAGACCGGAAACAAGTTGAAGCGATTATTGAAACAAACGGTGATGCCTTTAAAGTGCCATGGTTCGGCCAGCTCATGATGGGACCACAGCTCATTGCCCACCTTGCGCAAATGAATTATTGGCTGGAAACACAAAGCGTAAAAATTGAAGAAGCGTGA